A section of the Acanthochromis polyacanthus isolate Apoly-LR-REF ecotype Palm Island chromosome 1, KAUST_Apoly_ChrSc, whole genome shotgun sequence genome encodes:
- the LOC110954442 gene encoding MAPK/MAK/MRK overlapping kinase isoform X1: MMHYSNWLIDVKNRASLRNACKTPPNTDWNNRGDVVDLQNNNPQSNEKTSERTVTTLLWKKGYKIIKKIGEGTFSEVVKTQSLKDGKFYACKTMKQTINSLEQANNLREVQAMKRLSPHANIIQLHELIFDKETGTVSLICELMEMNIYEYIQGRKTPLPDQTVKHYMYQLCKSLEHMHSCGIFHRDVKPENILIKQNVLKLGDFGSCRSVYSKPPHTEYISTRWYRAPECLLTDGYYSLKMDIWSAGCVFFEIMSLNPLFPGGNELDQVAKIHDVLGTPDQSLLQKFKQSRAMHFNFPPKKGTGISRLIPNCPAPALSLLYQMLAYDQDERITAETALRHTYFREVRMAEKKVETLHRVSGTMDGIGSSVMHNSFEHIWRPTRLGKQLRGRHTRQTPLMSHNMKHVADPLIRRNVPHYPAELPKINMVIPGPQISFPVSTMPAFSVTHRGTLPAITSKKCQSQLAKPRDESHRAAFKTCYMPPLDRKHGGL; the protein is encoded by the exons ATGATGCACTACTCAAACTGGCTTATTGACGTGAAAAACAGGGCAAGCCTTCGAAATGCGTGCAAAACACCACCTAACACTGACTGGAACAACAGGGGAGATGTTGTGGATCTGCAGAACAACAACCCGCAGTCTAATGAGAAAACCTCCGAGCGAACGGTCACCACCCTCCTCTGGAAAAAAG GCTACAAAATAATCAAGAAAATCGGGGAGGGCACATTTTCAGAGGTGGTGAAAACTCAGAGCCTGAAAGATGGGAAGTTTTACGCCTGTAAAACCATGAAGCAGACAATTAACAG TCTGGAACAGGCCAATAACCTGCGGGAAGTCCAGGCAATGAAGAGACTGAGCCCTCATGCAAATATCATCCAGCTGCATGAACTGATTTT TGACAAAGAAACTGGAACCGTGTCTTTGATATGTGAGCTGATGGAGATGAATATCTATGAGTACATACAAG GAAGAAAAACCCCACTGCCTGACCAAACAGTAAAACACTACATGTACCAACTTTGCAAGTCACTCGAACACATGCACAG cTGTGGGATCTTTCATAGAGATGTAAAGCCTGAAAATATTCTCATCAAA CAAAACGTTTTGAAGCTGGGGGACTTTGGCTCATGCCGGAGTGTGTACTCAAAGCCGCCGCACACAGAGTACATCTCCACACGCTGGTACAGAGCCCCAGAGTGCCTCCTCACCGATGGGTATTACAGCCTAAAGATGGACATCTGGAGCGCCGGATGTGTCTTCTTTGAAATCATGAG CTTGAATCCTCTCTTCCCGGGAGGCAACGAGTTGGACCAGGTTGCTAAGATCCATGATGTGTTGGGGACTCCAGATCAAAGCCTTCTCCAAAAGTTCAAGCA GTCGAGAGCGATGCATTTTAACTTCCCCCCAAAGAAAGGCACTGGTATCTCGCGGTTAATCCCTAACTGCCCAGCTCCGGCTCTGTCACTGCTTTATCAGATGCTCGCCTACGACCAAGATGAGCGCATCACAGCAGAAACAGCCCTGAGGCACACATACTTTAGGGAAGTCAG GATGGCAGAGAAGAAAGTAGAGACTCTTCACAGAGTTTCTGGCACTATGGATGGAATTGGGAGCAGTGTGATGCACAACTCGTTCGAACACATCTGGCGACCAACCAGACTTGGCAAACAGCTGAGGGGAAGACACACAAGACAAACGCCTTTAATGAGC CACAACATGAAGCATGTAGCAGACCCCCTCATCAGAAGAAATGTCCCCCATTACCCAGCAGAGCTGCCCAAGATTAACATGGTCATACCGGGACCACAGATCTCCTTCCCAGTCTCCACTATGCCTGCGTTTAGCGTGACTCACCGAGGCACACTGCCAGCCATCACGTCGAAAAAGTGCCAGTCACAGTTGGCCAAG CCCCGGGATGAGTCACACCGCGCAGCTTTCAAGACCTGCTACATGCCACCTCTGGATAGAAAACATGGAGGCTTGTGA
- the LOC110954442 gene encoding MAPK/MAK/MRK overlapping kinase isoform X2 yields MRRLRLKGMHCYKIIKKIGEGTFSEVVKTQSLKDGKFYACKTMKQTINSLEQANNLREVQAMKRLSPHANIIQLHELIFDKETGTVSLICELMEMNIYEYIQGRKTPLPDQTVKHYMYQLCKSLEHMHSCGIFHRDVKPENILIKQNVLKLGDFGSCRSVYSKPPHTEYISTRWYRAPECLLTDGYYSLKMDIWSAGCVFFEIMSLNPLFPGGNELDQVAKIHDVLGTPDQSLLQKFKQSRAMHFNFPPKKGTGISRLIPNCPAPALSLLYQMLAYDQDERITAETALRHTYFREVRMAEKKVETLHRVSGTMDGIGSSVMHNSFEHIWRPTRLGKQLRGRHTRQTPLMSHNMKHVADPLIRRNVPHYPAELPKINMVIPGPQISFPVSTMPAFSVTHRGTLPAITSKKCQSQLAKPRDESHRAAFKTCYMPPLDRKHGGL; encoded by the exons ATGCGGCGGCTAAGACTCAAAGGAATGCATT GCTACAAAATAATCAAGAAAATCGGGGAGGGCACATTTTCAGAGGTGGTGAAAACTCAGAGCCTGAAAGATGGGAAGTTTTACGCCTGTAAAACCATGAAGCAGACAATTAACAG TCTGGAACAGGCCAATAACCTGCGGGAAGTCCAGGCAATGAAGAGACTGAGCCCTCATGCAAATATCATCCAGCTGCATGAACTGATTTT TGACAAAGAAACTGGAACCGTGTCTTTGATATGTGAGCTGATGGAGATGAATATCTATGAGTACATACAAG GAAGAAAAACCCCACTGCCTGACCAAACAGTAAAACACTACATGTACCAACTTTGCAAGTCACTCGAACACATGCACAG cTGTGGGATCTTTCATAGAGATGTAAAGCCTGAAAATATTCTCATCAAA CAAAACGTTTTGAAGCTGGGGGACTTTGGCTCATGCCGGAGTGTGTACTCAAAGCCGCCGCACACAGAGTACATCTCCACACGCTGGTACAGAGCCCCAGAGTGCCTCCTCACCGATGGGTATTACAGCCTAAAGATGGACATCTGGAGCGCCGGATGTGTCTTCTTTGAAATCATGAG CTTGAATCCTCTCTTCCCGGGAGGCAACGAGTTGGACCAGGTTGCTAAGATCCATGATGTGTTGGGGACTCCAGATCAAAGCCTTCTCCAAAAGTTCAAGCA GTCGAGAGCGATGCATTTTAACTTCCCCCCAAAGAAAGGCACTGGTATCTCGCGGTTAATCCCTAACTGCCCAGCTCCGGCTCTGTCACTGCTTTATCAGATGCTCGCCTACGACCAAGATGAGCGCATCACAGCAGAAACAGCCCTGAGGCACACATACTTTAGGGAAGTCAG GATGGCAGAGAAGAAAGTAGAGACTCTTCACAGAGTTTCTGGCACTATGGATGGAATTGGGAGCAGTGTGATGCACAACTCGTTCGAACACATCTGGCGACCAACCAGACTTGGCAAACAGCTGAGGGGAAGACACACAAGACAAACGCCTTTAATGAGC CACAACATGAAGCATGTAGCAGACCCCCTCATCAGAAGAAATGTCCCCCATTACCCAGCAGAGCTGCCCAAGATTAACATGGTCATACCGGGACCACAGATCTCCTTCCCAGTCTCCACTATGCCTGCGTTTAGCGTGACTCACCGAGGCACACTGCCAGCCATCACGTCGAAAAAGTGCCAGTCACAGTTGGCCAAG CCCCGGGATGAGTCACACCGCGCAGCTTTCAAGACCTGCTACATGCCACCTCTGGATAGAAAACATGGAGGCTTGTGA
- the wdr20a gene encoding WD repeat-containing protein 20 produces MLISKMAAEGGGKEMNEIKTQFTTREGVYKLLTHSEYSRPNRVPFNSQGSNPVKVSFVNVNDQSGNGDRICFNVGRELYFYIYKGVRKAADLSKPIDKRIYKGTQPTCHDFNHLTATAESVSLLVGFSAGQVQLIDPIKKETSKLFNEERLIDKSRVTCVKWVPGSESLFLVSHASGNMYLYNVEHTCGTTAPHYQLLKQGENYSVHTCKSKSTRNPLLKWTVGEGALNEFAFSPDGKFLACVSQDGFLRVFNFDAVELHGTMKSYFGGLLCVCWSPDGKYIVAGGEDDLVTVWSFLDCRVIARGHGHKSWVSVVAFDHYTTSVEESDPMEFSGSDEDFQDQMIHFGRDRANSTQSRLSKRNSTDSRPVSVTYRFGSVGQDTQLCLWDLTEDILFPHLPLSRTRTHTNVMNATSPPAGATIITNTSSNTTNGNNSGANTPGMNSLSTTLPRSNSLPHSAGTTTTTANNTNKASSGGGIGSGIMDSAIATGVSKFATLSLHDRKERHHEKDHKRNHSMGHISSKSSDKLNLLTKTKTDPAKTLGTLLCPRMEDVPLLEPLICKKIAHERLTVLIFLEDCLVTACQEGFICTWARPGKVGLLSSQNQASSPSGTVV; encoded by the exons ATGTTAATTTCAAAGATGGCGGCggagggaggagggaaggagATGAACGAAATTAAAACTCAGTTCACCACTCGGGAAGGTGTCTACAAACTCCTCACTCACTCCGAATACAGCCGTCCCAACAGGGTGCCTTTCAACTCGCAAGGCTCCAACCCCGTCAAGGTCTCCTTCGTGAACGTCAACGACCAGTCGGGCAACGGCGACAGGATCTGTTTCAATGTGGGCCGTGAGCTCTACTTCTACATCTACAAAGGCGTTAGAAAG gCTGCGGACTTGAGCAAGCCCATAGACAAGCGCATTTACAAGGGAACGCAGCCCACGTGTCATGACTTCAACCACCTCACAGCTACAGCAGAAAGTGTGTCCTTGCTGGTGGGTTTCTCAGCAGGACAGGTACAGCTCATTGACCCCATCAAGAAGGAGACAAGCAAGCTTTTCAATGAGGAG AGATTAATAGACAAGTCCAGAGTAACCTGCGTGAAATGGGTGCCAGGCTCTGAGAGCCTGTTTCTGGTCTCTCATGCCAGTGGGAATATGTACCTGTACAATGTGGAGCATACCTGTGGCACCACAGCGCCACACTACCAGCTGCTCAAACAGGGAGAGAACTACTCTGTACACACCTGCAAGAGTAAATCCACGCGGAACCCTCTACTAAAGTGGACAGTGGGTGAGGGCGCTCTGAACGAGTTTGCCTTCTCTCCAGATGGGAAGTTCCTTGCCTGTGTAAGCCAAGACGGCTTCCTACGGGTGTTCAACTTTGATGCTGTTGAGCTTCACGGCACCATGAAGAGCTATTTTGGTGGcctgttgtgtgtgtgctggagcCCTGATGGAAAGTACATAGTCGCAGGTGGAGAGGACGATCTAGTGACTGTGTGGTCGTTCTTGGACTGCAGAGTCATTGCCCGAGGTCACGGCCACAAGTCATGGGTGAGTGTGGTGGCATTTgaccattacaccaccagcgTGGAGGAGAGTGACCCAATGGAGTTTAGTGGCAGCGATGAGGACTTTCAGGATCAGATGATCCACTTTGGACGAGATCGTGCCAACAGTACACAGTCTCGACTTTCCAAGCGCAACTCCACAGACAGCCGGCCTGTTAGTGTCACATACCGGTTTGGCTCAGTGGGTCAGGACACCCAACTGTGCCTGTGGGACCTCACCGAGGACATCCTTTTCCCCCATCTTCCCCTCTCACGGACACGAACACATACTAATGTGATGAATGCTACCAGCCCTCCTGCGGGTGCTACAATAATCACTAACACCTCTAGTAACACTACTAACGGAAACAACAGCGGTGCCAATACTCCTGGCATGAACTCCCTCTCTACCACATTACCACGCTCCAACAGCCTCCCTCATTCAGCCGGCACCAccacaacaacagcaaacaacacCAACAAGGCCAGCAGCGGTGGTGGAATCGGCAGTGGTATTATGGACAGTGCCATTGCTACAGGTGTGAGCAAGTTTGCCACGCTGTCACTCCATGATCGGAAGGAGCGCCACCACGAGAAGGACCACAAACGCAACCACAGCATGGGTCACATCAGCAGTAAGAGCAGTGACAAGCTCAACCTGCTGACTAAAACCAAAACGGACCCTGCTAAGACTCTGGGCACCCTGCTGTGTCCACGCATGGAGGACGTGCCCCTCCTTGAGCCCCTCATCTGTAAAAAAATAGCACACGAGAGACTGACTGTACTCATATTTTTAGAGGACTGTTTAGTGACTGCTTGTCAGGAGGGATTTATTTGCACATGGGCGAGGCCAGGCAAAGTG GGTTTATTGTCATCCCAAAACCAAGCCAGCTCTCCCAGTGGAACAGTAGTATAG